A genomic stretch from Helianthus annuus cultivar XRQ/B chromosome 1, HanXRQr2.0-SUNRISE, whole genome shotgun sequence includes:
- the LOC110931780 gene encoding probable indole-3-pyruvate monooxygenase YUCCA10 gives MAESTNYKVVLGFQLEKIKQETIVMIVGAGPAGIATSACLNLLSIPNIVLEREDCYASLWQKKAYDRLKLHLAKNFCQLPHMPFPLSAPTFVPKNMFVQYLKNYVYHFNVDPLYQRSVESAWYDKSAQKWVVTAQNNVSGLVEEYVSEFLVVATGENSEGFIPNVYGLDTFKGLVIHSSEYENGKTFGDKDVLVVGAGNSGMEIAYDLCNWGAQTSVVVRSPIHVLNKELVQLGMYFLKYIRCTIVDKMVLVLSKLLYGDLRRFGIQRPLKGPFLLKKETGRSPVIDVGTISKIKTGDIKGNIVMTSIKDIQGDIIKFTNGQERQFDAIVFATGFKSTVRKWLKEDGGLFNEKGMPKHKSPNHWKGENGLYCVGFASAGLFGISNDAKNIANDIFRIVDGK, from the exons ATGGCGGAGTCGACAAATTACAAAGTTGTACTCGGTTTCC AGCTTGAGAAAATAAAGCAAGAAACCATTGTTATGATAGTTGGAGCAGGACCTGCTGGCATTGCAACATCAGCATGTCTCAATCTTCTTTCAATCCCAAATATTGTTCTTGAAAGGGAAGATTGTTATGCATCTTTATGGCAAAAGAAGGCTTATGATCGTTTAAAGCTTCACTTAGCCAAAAACTTTTGTCAACTTCCTCATATGCCATTTCCTTTGTCTGCACCCACATTTGTACCAAAAAATATGTTTGTGCAATACTTGAAAAACTATGTTTATCATTTTAATGTAGACCCGTTGTACCAACGTAGTGTCGAGAGTGCATGGTATGACAAGAGTGCACAAAAATGGGTGGTTACCGCCCAAAATAATGTTTCGGGTTTGGTCGAGGAGTATGTAAGTGAGTTTCTTGTGGTGGCAACCGGTGAAAATAGCGAAGGCTTTATTCCGAATGTTTATGGCTTGGATACCTTCAAAGGGTTAGTCATCCACTCAAGTGAGTATGAAAATGGAAAGACATTTGGAGACAAGGATGTGCTTGTTGTTGGTGCCGGAAATTCTGGGATGGAAATTGCATATGATTTGTGCAATTGGGGTGCTCAAACATCAGTTGTTGTTCGTAGCCCG ATACATGTGCTTAACAAGGAGTTAGTGCAACTTGGAatgtattttttaaaatatattcgGTGCACAATTGTGGATAAGATGGTTTTAGTGTTAAGTAAGTTGTTGTATGGAGATCTTAGGAGATTCGGAATACAAAGGCCACTTAAAGGACCATTCTTGCTTAAAAAAGAAACAGGGAGATCACCTGTCATTGATGTTGGAACAATTTCAAAGATTAAAACAGGAGACATTAAGGGAAACATT GTTATGACGTCTATTAAAGATATACAAGGTGATATTATCAAATTTACAAATGGTCAAGAGAGGCAATTTGATGCCATTGTctttgctactggttttaaaagCACCGTACGGAAATGGCTTAAG GAAGATGGAGGTCTGTTCAATGAAAAAGGAATGCCAAAACACAAAAGCCCTAACCATTGGAAAGGAGAAAATGGTCTTTATTGTGTTGGATTTGCTAGTGCTGGATTATTTGGAATCTCAAATGATGCTAAGAATATTGCTAATGATATCTTCCGTATTGTTGATGGGAAATGA